In the genome of Crassaminicella thermophila, the window TTCCAACTATGGGAGTTGGAAATACACCAGTATTTGTAAAGCAAGCTGATAAGGTGATTGTAGAGATAAATACAGCAAAACCTTTAGCTCTTGAAGGTATGGCAGATATTTATATGTTAGAAAATCCACCACATAGAAAGCCAATTCCAATTACAAAGCCAGATCAAAGAATAGGAACAACTTACATTCCATGTGGTAATGATAAAATTGTTGGAATCGTTATAACAGATTTACAAGATAAGACAAGACCATTAACACCTGTTGATGATATATCAAAAAAGATATCAGCTAATATATTAAAGTTTTTAGAAAAAGAAGTAAAACTTGGACGATTACCTAAAAATTTGCTTCCAATACAGTCTGGGGTAGGAAGTGTTGCTAATGCAGTCCTTTATGGACTTTGTGATTCAGATTTTGAAGACCTTACATGCTATACAGAAGTTGTGCAGGATTCAATGCTTGAACTACTAAGATGCAAAAAGGCAAAGCTTGCTTCAACAACTTCTATAAGTCCTTCACCAGAAGGATTAGTAAAGTTTGAAGAAGAAATTGAATTTTTCAAGGATAAAATCATTTTAAGACCTCAAGAGATAAGCAATCATCCAGAAGTTGCTAGGAGACTAGGGGTTATTGCTATGAATACAGCTTTAGAAGTTGATATATATGGAAATGTTAATTCAACTCATGTAATGGGATCACGTATGATGAATGGAATTGGAGGATCTGGAGATTTTGCTAGAAATGCATATCTTACAATATTCACCACAGCATCTACTGCAAAAAATGGAAATATATCTTCTATTGTTCCAATGGTTTCACATGTTGATCATACAGAGCATGATGTTATGGTAATTGTAACAGAGCAGGGTGTTGCAGATTTAAGAGGACTTAGTCCAAAGGAAAGGGCTTTAGAGATAATTAATAATTGTGTACATCCAGATTACAAACCAATGCTATTAGATTATTATAAAAGGGCTTATGAAAGTGCTTACAAACATACCCCCCACATTTTAGAAGAAGCACTTTCATGGCACATAAAGTTTATGAAAACAGGAAGTATGAAATAAAAGATTTTGCAGATTGGTTGTAAATGGATTTATAAATAAATTTTCATATAAAAAAGGATGTCATCTATTTAAATAGATGACATCCTTTTTTAGAGAAGTATTAAACATGAAATTTATCAACAATTTCCTTTAATTTTATAGATATTTCATTAAGATTTTGAGCAGTATTTGAAATTACTTCAATGGATGTAGATTGTTCTTCAATGGATGCAGAAACTTCTTCAGTAGAAGCTGCAGATGCTTCTGATATTGCAGATATTTCTTGCATTGAAGTAACAATGTGATCTTTATTTTCATCAATATCTTTTATATTATTTGTTACATTTTCTATTTGATGTACAGTATTTTTTAATGATTTTTCTATTTCATTAAAAACTTGAGCAGTATTTTTAAGGACTTGATTCGTTTTTTTATTTATTTCTTGTGCCAGATCCATATGATTTTTAGTACCATTAATCTCTGATTGAATTTGATTTACAATAATTTCTATGTTTTTTGTAGATTTTCTTGTTTCTACTGCTAGTTTTCGAATTTCTTCGGCAACGACTGCAAATCCACGTCCAGCTTTTCCTGCTCGAGCTGCTTCTATAGCTGCATTTAATGCTAAAAGATTTGTTTGCTCTGCAATGGATTCAATTGCATTAACAATTTCATTGATTGTACTAGACTTTGTTGAAAGTTCATTTACTTTTTTACCAACTTGATGGATTATTTTATTATTTTCTTCAAATTTATTTTCTAAGTCCATAATAGCTTTCATACCTTGTTGATTAACCTTTATAGTTTCATTTGAATATTGTTCCATCAAGCTAGCGCTATTTGTCATGTCTTTTATTTTATTTGCGAAAGATGATAATTTGGATACACCCTCTTGTACTTCTTTAGCCTGTGCAGTGGATCCACTTGCAAGCTCTTCAATAGCTTTGACAACACCTTCTACAGAAGTTGAAACATCGCTTGTAGAAGTAGCTAGGTGATTTGCATATTCTGTAACACTTTTTGAATTTTCTTTTATATGGGTTGCGATTTCCCTTAGAGATTTTCGCATATCAACAATAGATTTTGCTATTTTTCCTGTTTCATCTTTGTATTTCAATACAATACTAAATCTTTCGTCATAGATTAAGTCTAAATTTTTTGTTTTATCTATCAGTTCTGTTAGTAATGTAATAGGCTTTGCAATTTTTTTTCCTATATATAAGGCAATAAACATAGATAATATAACTCCAGTTAGTGTGATGGTTATAGCTACTTTTGATAAATCTTTAATTTCTTTAAAAATTTCATCTTTACTAACAGCGATAAGTATAAACCAGCCATTTTTTAGTCTTTCATAGCTTAAAATCTTATCTACATCTGCAAAGGTAACTTCTGATATTCCCTTTGTATTTTTTTTGAGCAACTTAGCTAGATTTTTATATTTTCCATCTGCTATAGTTGTTAGATTATGTGATCTTGTTAATGTAGGATGAATGAGATAATCAAATTTTTTGTTTAATAAAAAGGCATATCCTGTATCATAAAGTTTGATTTTATGGATTTTATTCTCGAAAATTTCAAAATTAATGTTCATTCCAATGACGCCAATAAGTATGTTATCTATGTAAACGGCAGAAGTATAGGAAATCATTTCTTGCCCCATTTTATCACTAATATAAACATCACTCCATATGCCTTTTTTTGTTTTTGAAGCATTGTAATACCAAGACAAATCTTCATTATTTGGATAAAAATCATCTTTAGTATAAAGCTGATTTTCTACTCTTATGAAATTTCCATCTCCACGTTTATCTGAATAGCATATATAATATAGATCTCCTACAAGATTTGGATTAAAGAAAAAATAGGAGGATATAGTACCTTTTGAATGTTCAGCAAATTGTTTGACTGTTGGGGCTATAATATTCATATACTTTTTTATATATGCAGGATTTGTCATGTTTGATTTATCAAAACTACCTTCAATTGCTGTTTTTAAGCCTTTTACACTCATTTCCACATTTAAAAGAGTACTATTAAATTGATTAGTTGTACTTTCAGATTGTAAAGATAAATTTTCTTGAATTTTTTCATAAACTACTTGACTTGATTTTTTTATTACTATGATTGTTATAAAAGTTGATATAATAACAGTAGATAGAACAACTGCTAAAATGATTTTAGTGCTAATTCTTTTCATTGCTTTTTCCTCCGTTTATAATTCATAGCCTTAAATAAAATTCTACAGACATTACTAAAATCCTTCATATATTTTACATATATAGATATTATTTCTTTATAATACAAATAGTGTATAATAAGAAATAAAAAAACTAGACAAAATTTTTGAAAAAAGAATAACTTGGAGGTGTTAATTTGAGCATAGAAAAATTAAAGAAAATGGTTTCAGAAAGTGATAATATTGTTTTCTTTGGTGGGGCAGGTACATCTACAGAAAGTAATATACCTGATTTTAGAACAGCAGACACAGGATTATATAATATGGATGGATACAAGTATCCACCTGAAGTAATACTGAGTCATAGCTTTTTTATGAAGTATCCTGAGGAATTTTATAAATTTTATAAAAGTAAAATGATTTATAAGGATGCAAAACCTAATCTAGCCCATAAGGCATTAGCAGAACTTGAAAGAAAAAATAAATTAAAAGCAGTTATTACCCAAAACATTGACGGATTGCATCAATTGGCTAAAAGTAATAATGTTTTAGAATTACACGGGTCTATTTATAGAAATTATTGTATGAAATGTAGTGAGAGCTATTCTTTAGATTATGTGATCAATAGCGAAGGGATTGTTCCAAAATGTAATAAATGTGGAGGAATTATAAAGCCAGATGTGGTTTTATATGAAGAAGGATTGGATATAGATGTATTAAAAAAAGCTATCGAATACGTATCAAAAGCAGATATGCTTATCGTAGGGGGAACGTCTCTTGTAGTATATCCAGCGGCTAGTTTGGTAGAGTATTATAAAGGGAATAAATTGATTCTTATTAATAAAAGTGCTACGCCTTATGATCATATGGCTAACCTGGTTATTCATGATAGTATAGGGAAAGTTTTAAATGGTGTTTTATAGCAATTTGTCGAGAATTGCTATCGAAATAAAAAGGAGAATATTTTCAGGATATAGAATTTTATCATATAAGGGGGAATATTATGACAAAGAAAAGTTTATATCCTGAAAATATAGTAAGAAGAATTCTTATTTTCACCTTAACAATTTGTATGATGCTTACAACGGTGCTTATATATTTTTCCCACAATATAACAAAAGAAAGAAGTTTTAAAGTGATTAACGATATGAGCTTTAAAAATTCACAAATTTATGCAGAAACTATTGGTGATTGGATTCATGAAAGAATGAATGCTATGCAGATTTATGCAGATACGCCTATTGTAAAGAGTATGGATTGGAATAAAATAGAACCTTATTTAAAAAAAGAAATAAAAGATTCTAAAATATATAATTGTTTGTTTATAGCTGATGATTTGGGAAATTTTGTAACGACAGATGGAGATCATACAAATATTTATGATCGGAAATACTTTCAAGCTGCAATGAGTGGAAAATCATCAATATCGAATTTATTAATCTCTAAACTTACAAAGGAATTGATTTGTACTATTGCTGTTCCAATAAGAAATGATAACGGGAAAATTGTTGGAGTGATGGGAGGAATTATGAATTTAGAGCATATTCATAATTTAACAAAAAAATTCAAAGTAGACCATCCAGATTCCTATTCATATATTTTAGATAAAAATGGACTTACTATAAGCCATCCAAACAAAAACTTTGTTATGAATAAAAATATTATAAAATCCATAGAATTTGTAGATCCAAAGCCTTATAATATAGATCAGGTATTGAATAATGATATGGGATATATTGAGTATAATTTTGAAGGAACTATGGCTTATGGGTATTATTATAGTATTCCAAATACAGATGGATGGAAGCTGTTTATTAAAGTTCCAAAGGAATATATATCTAAGTCTATTCAAGAAAATACAAATAAGTTATTAAGTATTGGTATTTTAGGTACAATGATTATTGGGATTATTTCACTTGTTATTGGACAAGTTATAGCAGAACCTATGTTAAAGTTAAAGAAAGATATGAAAGAAAGTAAACGATTGCTTGAAGAGAGAATCAAATATGATCAATTAAGAACAGAATTTTTTTCAAATATTTCTCATGAATTAAAGACACCTTTAAATATTATTTTTTCAACAACCCAATTGTTAAATTTATCTATAAAAGATCCAGAAAATATCCATGTAGAGAAATTAAATAAATATGTACATACAATGAAGCAAAATTGTAATAGACTTTTAAGATTGATAAATAATTTAATTGATATTACAAAAATAGATTCAGGATTTATGCAATTAAATTTACAAAATAAAAATATTGTAGATATAATTGAAGATATTACTTTATCTACTGTAGAATATGTAAAAAGCAAAGGGCGAACCATTATATTTGATACAGAAGTTGAGGAAAAAGTTATGGCATTTGATCTAGATAAAATTGAAAGAATTATATTAAATCTTATTTCTAATGCTATTAAGTTTACAAAGCCAGGAGATAAGATAGAAGTTAGTATTTATGATAAAGAAGACAAAGTTTTTATTGTTGTAAAAGATACGGGAATTGGTATTCCAGAAGATAAACAAAATTTAATTTTTGAGAGATTTAGACAAGTAGATGGATCACTAAAGAGGAAAACAGAAGGAAGCGGAATTGGTCTATCTTTAGTAAAATCACTTGTAACAATGCATGAAGGGAATATTTCTGTAAAAAGAGAATGTGGTAAGGGAACAGAATTTGTGATTAAATTACCTGTGAAATTAGTTTCAGAAGCAGATTATATAACAAAAGATAGTAGTTTTTTAGAAAAAGATAGAGTGGAGAAAATAAACATTGAGTTTTCAGACATTTATTCTTAATTTGTTGAATATTTAATTAAAAATTTATAAAAAAATGCTTAAATTTAAAAATTAACTTAAGCATTTTTTTATCATTCCACTTAAAGACGAAAATATGTATTGATTGATTTTAATGCAGTAGATACCATGAATTCAATATCTTCTTTTTCAATAACATAAGGAGGCATAAAGTAAATTACATTTCCTAAAGGACGAAGTAATAATCCATTTTTTAATGCAATTTGATAAATTTTATAGCCTACCCTTTCTTTCCAGTCAAATCCTTCTTTTGTTTTTCGATTCTTTACTAATTCTAGTGCACCTATCATTCCTAATTGTCGAAATTCCCCTATATAAGGATGATTATTAAAAGCATTCTCGACACAATTTTTAATAATTTTAGATTTTTCTTTGTTTTTTTCTATTATATTTTCTTCTTCAAAAATCTTTAATGTTTCACAGGCTACTGCACAGGCTAGGGTATTTCCGGTATAACTGTGACTATCCATAAAGGCCTTAAGATTTGTATAATCACTATAGAATGCATCATAGATTGTATTAGTCATAAGCATAACAGATAGAGGCATATATCCTGCTGTAATTCCTTTTGATAGGCACATAATATCAGGAGATACGTTTGCATGTTCACAAGCAAACATTTTTCCTGTTCGACCAAACCCTACAGCAATTTCATCAGCAATAAAATGAACATTATATGTTGTACAAAGCTTTCTTAACTTTTTAAGATAAATTGGCGGATAAATTTTCATGCCTGCAGCTCCTTGAATTAAAGGTTCGATAATAACACCAGAAATTTCATGATGTTTTTTGATAATTAGTTTTTCCATATGCTCAAAGCATTCAGCGTTGCAGGTTTCTCGACAATTACCATAAGGACATCGATAGCAGTCTGGACCTTGGACTTTGTAAGTATTTATTAAAAGGGGCTTGTATATTTTTTTGTATAAATCGATATCTCCTACAGAAAGGGCTCCAATGGTTTCTCCGTGATAAGCATCAGAAATAGCTACAAATTTTGTTTTGCTAGGATTTCCAGTTTGTTGATGATATTGAAAGCTTAATTTTAAAGCATTTTCTACTGCTGAAGAACCATTATCAGAGAAAAATACTTTATTAAGTCCCTTTGGAGTAATTTTTACAAGTTTTTCCGCTAGTTCAATAGCAGGTTTATGAGAGAAATTTGCAAAGATAACATGCTCTAAATTATTCAATTGTTTTTGAATAGCATTATTAATTCTTGGGTTGCAGTGACCAAATAAATTAACCCACCAAGAAGAAATAGCATCTAAGTATTTATGCCCATCTACATCATATAAATAAAGTCCTTTTCCTTTTTCTATAATGATGGGTGGAAAAGTTTCATAATCTTTCATTTGAGAACAAGGATGCCAAATATATTGTAAATCTTTTTTTTGTAATGTATTCATAAGAATCCCTCCTAGCATGGTTCCATCCATTCTATTAATGTTTTTACATCCAAATTTTCTTTGATGATATTTTTTAAATTTCCCAATTGTATTTTTTCAACATTTATATCTTTTAGTTTTGGGATTGTAAGTACAGAAAGCTTTGTAAGCTCCTTTATGGTTTTTTTGTTATCAAGATGACATTTATTTGAAGAATCATATCCATTTAATATAATTCCCTTTACTTTAATTCCAACACTTTGTGCATAGCGTACTGTAAGGAGAGTATGATTGATTGTACCAAGTCCTGCACGTCCAACAACAACAATAGGTAAATGTAAATCCTTTACCAAATCATACAGCATATATTTAGCTTTTAGTGGAACAATAAGTCCTCCAGCTCCTTCTACAACCATGTATGGATATTTTTGTTTTAGGTCTTCAAATTTTTGTTTTATTATGGAAACTTGAATTGCTACATTTTCTATTTTAGCTGCTAGATGGGGTGAAACTGGCGTTTTAAAAGAATAGGGAGTCATATTTTCTAAAGACTCAGGAATATCTCCTAAAGTTTTTACAAAATTGGTGTCTCCTGGAATGAATTGTCCATTTTTAAAAGCAGCACCACTTAATACAGGCTTGAAATAACAAGCATCATAATTTTTTGAACGAAGAAGATGTATAAGTCCTGCTGTGACAACTGTTTTTCCTACATCTGTATCTGTTCCAATAATGAAGAGCCCTTTTGACATAGTTGCACCTCGAATCTTATTTAGAATACTTTTTTATAGAATACTCCTAAAGTTAAAATTTGTCAACTTAACAAATTTAAAAGTTAACAATATAAATATAATAAAATTTTCTGAAAAATAGATGAATAACAGCATAAAATTTTCAAAAATATTATACATATTTTATAAAGGAGGGGGTTATATGCAAGAAGAGAAGAGAAAACTAGATTTTTATGGAGGAGGATGGACATCATTTTTACCATTTTTTATCTTTTTGGTCATAGCGATTTATATTTCGGTTCTTAAAGCTCCAGATGTAAGAGGTATGTGGGTAGGAGCTTTAGCAGGTATTATGTTTACTTTTTTCTTAGCAAAAGATAGAATGTATTATTCAGAGATTGTTATTGAAGGGATGGCTGATAAAATTGCTATTGTGCCAGTAGCATGCTGGATTTTTGCAGGTGTATTTGCTGCTGTATTAAGATCATCACATTTAGTAGAAGGGATTATATGGGGAGCTTATCATGTGGGTGCAAGTGGAACGATATTTGTAGTGATTACATTTTTAGCATCAGCATTGTTTGCAACAGCAGCAGGGACAGGTTTTGGAACAATTGTTGCTGGAATGTCTGTATTATATCCTGCAGGAGTTTTACTAGGAGCTAATCCTTTAGTGCTTGCAGGAGCAATCGTAGGAGGCGGTGCATTTGGAGATAATCTAGCACCAGTTTCAGATACGACTATATGTTCAGCAGCAAGTCAAGGAGCTGATGTAGGTGGAGTTGTAAAATCAAGACTTAGATATTCAGTTGCAGCTGCTATTATTACACTTTTTGTTATAATCATTTTTGGAGGAGGAGGAACGGTTTCTAATGTTCCATATGAAATATTAGCTCAGTATATGAATCCAAAAGGGTTGATTATGTTAATTCCAGCTGCTATTACAATTTATATAGCCATTAAAAAAGGAGATATTATATATGCAACAACTATTGGAACGGTAATTTCTATTGTTATTGCAATTTTGTTTGGTTTAAATAGTTTTTCAAATTTAGTGTATATAAAAGATGGAGCAGTTGGAGGAGTAATTGTAAATGGTATTGCAGGTATGGTTGATATCTGTATTCTTGCTCTCTTAATCTTATCTTGTGTGCATATTATGAAAGCAGGTGGAGGAGATAAAAAACTATTAGAATTAGCGGAAAAATTTGTAAAAACTGTAAGAGGCGCAGAAGCATCTATTGCTATATTGGTAACGACAATGGCAGCGATTATGGGTTTGAATGCACCACCTATTCTTGCAGTGGGAACCTCTTATGCAAAACCATTAGGAGAGAAATATAAAATCCATCCGTATAGAAGAGCAAATATTCTTGATGCTACAGCATGTACATTAGCTTATTGCTTGCCTTGGACGCCTGCTTTATTGCTTACTCAATCATTAGCAAAGGATGCAAGTGAACAATTTGGAAACCTTGTCCCATCGTTAACACCTATACAAATGGCTCCATGGATTATATATTGCTGGACATTGCTAATTGTAATGGGTTTTGCAATTATTACAGGATGGGGAAGAAAATATATAGAATCTGATGGAGAGCCTGTAGCAATAAAAAAATGACATTTTAAAACAGATGATTTAAAAGTAGGCGGGTGAAGTATTCACTTGCCTATTTTGTATCATCAATAAAAAGGAATAAAATGATGCAATAGAAGGTTTTAAAATATTTGCAGAAATTTGTTTATTTAGATAGTGCTAGGTTATATATTATAAGAGAGATAAAAAGTTAAAGGATAAACAATAGATGTATGCTTCTCTGCATTTTATAGAATATTAATAAAAAAAGCTTTATAAAATATAATTGTATAAGAACTATTTATAAAAATTAAATATTTTGGCAGGTGAAAAAATGGTAGAGCGGAAATACTTAAATCAGATGTATTCCCAAAATCCTGATACAGGAAATTTTATTGTTGAAATTCAAATGGAGAACTATCTGTATATTTTTAATGAATGGGATAGTGCTTCTTTTAAAAGAAGAGATATTGATCCTGATTTAAGTGATTTTTTAGAGTCTTGTTCTAGTGATATTCCATTGAATATGGGTATTGAATTGCACTTTAATATTTTGAATGAAGAGAGAAGTCTAAAAAAAGAGAAAACCATTATTTCTGGGTTAAGAAATTATTATGCTCGCTGTCTCTATTTTGAGAAGCAAGCACTTAAGGAGTTATATAGAAAATTTTTATTTTATATTCTGATTGCTTTTCCATTGTTTTTTTGTAGTTATGCATTAGACTATTATATTGTAGACAATATTATTTTTACAGGATTACTTGAAGGGGTTTATGTAGGGGGATGGGTTTTTTTATGGGCAGCTATTGAAATGCTTGCATTTGATCGGGGTCCAATTATTAGAAAGATAAAAGAATGTAATCGGCTTTTGAAAGCGCCCATTTATTTTTCCTATGATGATTTGTCAAAATAAGCTTAAGAAGGAGATGGTAAATAATGCATGAAAGTTGCAATGGTTGTTATGCATTGATTGAAGATAGATGCACATTAGGATATAAAATTGAGCCTTTGTTTTTTAGTATATGTTATATAACAGAAGGCTATAAACCATTAGAAATTTGTCCAAAACCTGAAAATAAGGATAAATATTTAAAGCTATTAAAAGGAAAGAATATAGATGAAACTTAAATGAGGTGGGATTAACAGTTAATTAAAATCTATAAAAAACTATAAAAGTCTATTGAATGTTTTATGCATTTCAGATGTTGTAATACTAGAGGTGATATAAATGTATTCAATAGGGGAATCTTCAGAAAAATTAGGTGTAACAATACAAACTTTAATAAATAAGGAGTTTTTTGAAGATGGGGTTCAAGAAGAATAAAGATAGTGTTATATTATGTAAAAAAGTTAAAATATATCCTACAAAAGAACAAATAGCTAATATAGAAAGAGATAGTTTTTTATGTAAAATGTTATATAACACTTATCTAACTCAAAGAAAAGAATATTATAATTGCTACAATAAAAGTATGAAAATGACAGAACAACGAAGTCAAATTAAATTACTTCGTGAACAAAATACTGAATATGCTAAAGTGTATGCAAAACATCTTCATGCTGTTTGTATGGATTTAGACGAAGATTATAAAGGATGTATTAAAAAAAGAAGTAAAGGAGAAAAAGCAAAACTCCCAAGATATAAAGATAAAAACTATTTTTACCCACTTAAAACACCTAAACAATATATAAAAATAAAGGAAGATAAAATTAAACTAGGCTTTTATGAATTAAAGGTTGATGTTAATGAAATACCAACAAATTATGGAGAAGTCTGGATTAGTAAAGTTAGAAATAAGTATATAATTTCAATAACTTATGAAGCTAACAAAAAAGAAAATAATAACAATAATGTTTTAGCAATAGATTTGGGAATTTCTAAACTTGTAACAGGTATAAATCAAAATGGAAAAGTTATTGAAATTATAAACCCAAGATATGATAAGTATTGGAATAAAAAAATAGATAAAGTAAGGGCAATGAGAGATACAAAGAAAAAAGGAAGCAAAAGATATAAAAAATTAACTAGGACTTTAAAAAGATTATATGAAAACAGAAGAAAACAGCAAGAACATTTTATTCATACTATAACAAAATATTTAGTTTTAAATAATAAAGAATTAATTCTTGGAGATTTATCACAAGAGCAAATGATTAAAAAATCAAATTTAGCAAAATTAAATAGAAGTATAAAGGAAAATTGGGCTTTAGGGAAATTTAAGACGTTTTTAACATACAAGGCAAAATTGCATGATGTTAATATAGTTTATATAAATGAAGCATATACTTCTAAAACTTGTTCAAATTGTGGAAATCAACAAGATATGAGATTATCAAAAAGAACATATACCTGTGAGTGTGGTATGACATTAGATAGAGATATTAATTCAAGCATCAACATTTTCAATAAATATAAAGAAAATTCAATGTTGAATTACAAAAATATAAATCGAGTAACTACTCTACATTTCCACTATGGAAAATTAGTTGCTTGATTTTAAGAAAGGAAGTGAACAAAAGTACCGTTGGCTTACGGTATAGCATTGTAGAGAAATGCTATTATGTACACTAATATTGTAAAAATATTGAGTGTATGAATAAAATCTATAACCTTTATATATTTATTTAGATTTTTATAGATTTTATAAAGCTGATTTTATGGATTACAAAGGAAGATATGAGGAATGGTTACATAGTAAATATATGGATGAAGAAACAAAAGAAGAACTTCTTTCTATAAAAGATAACGAAAAAGAAATTGAAGATCGTTTTTATCGGGATTTAGAATTTGGTACAGCAGGGCTTCGAGGGAAAATTGGAGTAGGGACAAATAGGATGAATAAATATATTGTAGCACGAGCTACACAAGGTCTTGCAGATTTTATTATTGAAAAAGGAAAAAAATATATGGATCGTGGCGTTGTTATTGCTTATGATTGCCGACATTTTTCAAAAGAATTTGCAAAAAAAACAGCGCTTGTTTTAGCTGGTAATGGTATTAAAGCTTATTTATTTGAGGATTTGCGTCCTACTCCTGAACTTTCTTTTGCTGTAAGAAAATTAAATACAGCTGCTGGGATTGTGATTACTGCTAGTCATAATCCAAAAGAATACAATGGCTATAAAGTATATTGGGAAGAAGGCTCTCAAATATTAGAAGATGTCGCATCAGCTATTACAACAAAGATTCAGAATATAAAAGATTTTTCTGTTATAAAAACAATGGATGAAAAAGACGCAGTAAAGAGAGGGCTTTTGAGTATATTAGGAAAAGAAATTGATGATGTATATATTGAAAATGTAAAAAGCTTAGGCTTAAGAGAAAATATTGATAAAGAAATAAAGATTGTATATACTCCTTTAAATGGAACTGGAAATATTCCAGTAAGAAGAGTTTTAAAGGAAAGAGGATTCAAAAATATAATTGTTGTTCCAGAACAAGAAAATCCTGATCCAGATTTTACAACAGTAGGATATCCAAATCCAGAAGATGTGAAAGCATTTGCTTATGCAGAAAAATTAGGGAAAAAAGTAGGAGCAGAAATACTCATAGCTACGGACCCTGACTGTGATCGTTTAGGGGTTATGGTAAAAGGAGAAAAAGAAGAGTATGTTTCATTGAATGGGAATCAAATGGGTGCCATTTTTATTCAATATATATTAGAAGCCAAAAAAGAACAGAACACTTTACAAGAAGATGCTTATATTGTAAAAT includes:
- a CDS encoding methyl-accepting chemotaxis protein, translated to MKRISTKIILAVVLSTVIISTFITIIVIKKSSQVVYEKIQENLSLQSESTTNQFNSTLLNVEMSVKGLKTAIEGSFDKSNMTNPAYIKKYMNIIAPTVKQFAEHSKGTISSYFFFNPNLVGDLYYICYSDKRGDGNFIRVENQLYTKDDFYPNNEDLSWYYNASKTKKGIWSDVYISDKMGQEMISYTSAVYIDNILIGVIGMNINFEIFENKIHKIKLYDTGYAFLLNKKFDYLIHPTLTRSHNLTTIADGKYKNLAKLLKKNTKGISEVTFADVDKILSYERLKNGWFILIAVSKDEIFKEIKDLSKVAITITLTGVILSMFIALYIGKKIAKPITLLTELIDKTKNLDLIYDERFSIVLKYKDETGKIAKSIVDMRKSLREIATHIKENSKSVTEYANHLATSTSDVSTSVEGVVKAIEELASGSTAQAKEVQEGVSKLSSFANKIKDMTNSASLMEQYSNETIKVNQQGMKAIMDLENKFEENNKIIHQVGKKVNELSTKSSTINEIVNAIESIAEQTNLLALNAAIEAARAGKAGRGFAVVAEEIRKLAVETRKSTKNIEIIVNQIQSEINGTKNHMDLAQEINKKTNQVLKNTAQVFNEIEKSLKNTVHQIENVTNNIKDIDENKDHIVTSMQEISAISEASAASTEEVSASIEEQSTSIEVISNTAQNLNEISIKLKEIVDKFHV
- a CDS encoding acetyl-CoA hydrolase/transferase family protein is translated as MDFSKLDNRIRNKELFNKVMTAEEASKFIHDEMVIGVSGFTPSGYPKAVPLALAERVKQSGEKMHLALYSGASLGPEVDGAWAEAGIIAKRLPYQTNSKLRNSINEGEVEYLDMHLSHTPQYVSYGILPKVDVAIVEAVAITEEGHIIPTMGVGNTPVFVKQADKVIVEINTAKPLALEGMADIYMLENPPHRKPIPITKPDQRIGTTYIPCGNDKIVGIVITDLQDKTRPLTPVDDISKKISANILKFLEKEVKLGRLPKNLLPIQSGVGSVANAVLYGLCDSDFEDLTCYTEVVQDSMLELLRCKKAKLASTTSISPSPEGLVKFEEEIEFFKDKIILRPQEISNHPEVARRLGVIAMNTALEVDIYGNVNSTHVMGSRMMNGIGGSGDFARNAYLTIFTTASTAKNGNISSIVPMVSHVDHTEHDVMVIVTEQGVADLRGLSPKERALEIINNCVHPDYKPMLLDYYKRAYESAYKHTPHILEEALSWHIKFMKTGSMK
- a CDS encoding sensor histidine kinase — encoded protein: MTKKSLYPENIVRRILIFTLTICMMLTTVLIYFSHNITKERSFKVINDMSFKNSQIYAETIGDWIHERMNAMQIYADTPIVKSMDWNKIEPYLKKEIKDSKIYNCLFIADDLGNFVTTDGDHTNIYDRKYFQAAMSGKSSISNLLISKLTKELICTIAVPIRNDNGKIVGVMGGIMNLEHIHNLTKKFKVDHPDSYSYILDKNGLTISHPNKNFVMNKNIIKSIEFVDPKPYNIDQVLNNDMGYIEYNFEGTMAYGYYYSIPNTDGWKLFIKVPKEYISKSIQENTNKLLSIGILGTMIIGIISLVIGQVIAEPMLKLKKDMKESKRLLEERIKYDQLRTEFFSNISHELKTPLNIIFSTTQLLNLSIKDPENIHVEKLNKYVHTMKQNCNRLLRLINNLIDITKIDSGFMQLNLQNKNIVDIIEDITLSTVEYVKSKGRTIIFDTEVEEKVMAFDLDKIERIILNLISNAIKFTKPGDKIEVSIYDKEDKVFIVVKDTGIGIPEDKQNLIFERFRQVDGSLKRKTEGSGIGLSLVKSLVTMHEGNISVKRECGKGTEFVIKLPVKLVSEADYITKDSSFLEKDRVEKINIEFSDIYS
- a CDS encoding NAD-dependent protein deacylase; protein product: MSIEKLKKMVSESDNIVFFGGAGTSTESNIPDFRTADTGLYNMDGYKYPPEVILSHSFFMKYPEEFYKFYKSKMIYKDAKPNLAHKALAELERKNKLKAVITQNIDGLHQLAKSNNVLELHGSIYRNYCMKCSESYSLDYVINSEGIVPKCNKCGGIIKPDVVLYEEGLDIDVLKKAIEYVSKADMLIVGGTSLVVYPAASLVEYYKGNKLILINKSATPYDHMANLVIHDSIGKVLNGVL